A DNA window from Fusobacterium mortiferum ATCC 9817 contains the following coding sequences:
- a CDS encoding toxin-antitoxin system YwqK family antitoxin, with amino-acid sequence MKKLVILIMMIILMGCGDKEITEKDIKTLTEGEKQALLLINRVTSKNPNIITIKDRLIVDSLIVELYGKGALKGGTKENLESIGLARILKAGGINKSDGFNEIFKKEIKLVKSLRIPQLHTYIIDNYLVSDYENVKIKWKIFKDKNGSFQLTDYLEYYYNNKLVTITKEQEELALEFLKYNPIINGYIEGKQKYIFLDEDDNGNTIALKIEESQNNNITKQIIYNYLGERYIEAEYFKGELPIKVKVYNLLGENTLDFERKEVNGKAKSTFKFFKDGNKIIEFEKDNIIRSFDSEGNVKGTIDLDTGMLDEVDGGYKIQGRHLDKEDMIIYVMDISKLFKIKTLKDVYTNIITGLKVITEYENDKVIKKEVWKDFGKHGESKEWYLNGNLKSTKKYYYGKLIDNSKEYYENGAIKELVKYSSSNIYHYANVKEYYKNGKMKKSYPSLLVAGKRIYDGEVTEYYENGKKKQESTYKTYPPKFDVAYKDGTWKYYNTKGNLEKEEIYKDGELKTINEYKNNNRIKEIQLTENEYKYVQEYKYVDSYSYYIEKKYYLDQNNNLIWNYEEYGLKNYRSYLKLKGEYKNGVREGEWKNMMLMVI; translated from the coding sequence ATGAAAAAATTAGTTATATTAATAATGATGATAATTTTAATGGGATGTGGAGATAAAGAAATAACAGAAAAAGATATAAAAACTTTAACAGAAGGAGAAAAACAAGCTTTATTGTTAATAAATAGAGTAACTAGTAAAAATCCAAATATAATTACTATAAAAGATAGATTAATTGTTGATTCCTTAATAGTCGAACTATATGGTAAAGGAGCTCTTAAAGGAGGAACAAAAGAAAATTTAGAAAGTATTGGACTAGCTAGAATATTAAAAGCTGGTGGTATAAATAAAAGTGATGGATTTAATGAAATATTTAAAAAAGAGATTAAGTTAGTAAAATCATTAAGAATACCTCAATTACATACTTATATAATAGATAATTACTTAGTTAGTGATTATGAAAATGTAAAGATAAAATGGAAAATATTTAAAGATAAAAATGGTAGTTTTCAGTTAACAGATTATTTAGAATACTATTATAATAATAAATTAGTAACAATAACAAAGGAACAAGAAGAACTGGCATTAGAATTTTTAAAATATAACCCTATTATTAATGGTTATATAGAAGGGAAACAAAAATATATTTTTTTAGATGAAGATGATAACGGAAATACAATTGCTTTAAAAATAGAGGAAAGCCAGAATAATAATATTACAAAACAGATTATATATAATTATTTAGGTGAAAGATATATAGAAGCAGAGTACTTTAAGGGAGAACTTCCAATAAAAGTAAAAGTTTATAATTTATTAGGAGAAAATACATTAGATTTTGAAAGAAAAGAAGTAAATGGAAAAGCAAAATCAACTTTTAAATTTTTTAAAGATGGAAATAAAATAATAGAATTTGAAAAAGATAATATAATTAGATCTTTTGATAGTGAAGGAAATGTAAAAGGAACTATTGATTTGGATACTGGGATGTTAGATGAAGTAGATGGTGGCTATAAAATACAAGGAAGGCATTTAGATAAAGAAGATATGATTATCTATGTAATGGATATATCAAAATTATTTAAAATTAAAACTTTAAAGGATGTTTATACAAATATAATTACAGGTTTAAAAGTTATTACTGAATATGAAAATGATAAAGTAATCAAAAAAGAAGTATGGAAAGATTTTGGAAAACATGGAGAAAGTAAAGAGTGGTATTTAAATGGTAACTTAAAAAGTACGAAAAAATATTACTATGGTAAGTTAATTGATAATTCTAAAGAGTATTATGAGAATGGAGCAATTAAAGAGCTTGTAAAATATAGTTCAAGTAATATATATCATTATGCAAATGTTAAGGAATATTATAAAAATGGAAAAATGAAAAAATCATATCCTAGTCTACTTGTAGCTGGAAAGAGAATATATGATGGAGAAGTTACAGAGTATTATGAAAATGGAAAAAAGAAACAAGAAAGTACATATAAAACATATCCACCTAAATTTGATGTAGCTTATAAAGATGGGACTTGGAAGTATTATAATACTAAAGGGAACTTAGAAAAAGAAGAGATATATAAAGATGGAGAATTAAAGACAATAAATGAATATAAAAATAATAATCGTATAAAAGAAATTCAATTAACTGAAAATGAATATAAATATGTACAAGAGTATAAATATGTTGATTCTTATAGTTACTATATAGAGAAAAAATACTATTTAGACCAAAATAATAATCTTATTTGGAATTATGAAGAATATGGGCTTAAAAATTATAGAAGTTATCTTAAATTAAAAGGAGAATATAAAAATGGAGTAAGAGAAGGAGAATGGAAAAATATGATGCTAATGGTAATTTAA
- a CDS encoding ATP-binding protein, whose translation MEYSFTQLEKEFDRLGIELTDEKLVELNLLSNNGEVNYEGILLSDQCTHRVKLIDYTDNEKVEIVTGSLIAQYVGIKEKLIQISNEMKYPIKALIEALKNIILHRDYSYKGDSIIRIYKDRIEFTSLGELIGNLTMEGIELGISVLRNLNLMRVFQEIGITKGNGEGIQEILSAYKEYKVKPVFKSIGGVFQVILPKPEYTINGKVINDKYRRVLEFMEKRGTANNKEIQEHLELKSTSVVNYLKEMLELELIEKIRDGRNISYKIKTSK comes from the coding sequence ATGGAGTATTCATTTACACAACTTGAGAAAGAATTTGATAGATTAGGAATAGAATTAACAGATGAAAAATTAGTAGAATTAAATCTGCTATCTAATAACGGAGAGGTAAATTATGAGGGAATATTATTATCAGACCAGTGTACTCATCGAGTAAAACTTATAGACTATACAGATAATGAGAAGGTAGAGATAGTTACAGGCTCTTTAATAGCTCAATATGTAGGTATAAAAGAAAAGTTGATACAAATATCAAATGAAATGAAATATCCAATAAAAGCACTAATAGAAGCTCTTAAAAATATAATTCTACATAGAGATTATAGTTATAAGGGAGATTCTATCATAAGAATATATAAAGATAGAATAGAATTTACCTCTTTAGGTGAATTAATAGGTAATTTAACAATGGAAGGAATAGAGCTAGGTATATCAGTATTAAGAAATCTTAATCTAATGAGAGTATTTCAAGAGATAGGTATTACTAAAGGGAATGGAGAGGGAATCCAAGAGATATTATCAGCATATAAGGAGTATAAAGTAAAACCAGTATTTAAGTCTATTGGTGGAGTATTCCAAGTTATTTTACCTAAACCAGAGTACACAATCAATGGGAAGGTTATAAATGACAAATATAGAAGAGTACTAGAGTTTATGGAGAAGAGAGGAACAGCAAATAATAAAGAGATACAAGAACACCTAGAACTTAAGAGTACAAGTGTAGTGAACTATCTTAAGGAGATGTTAGAGCTGGAATTGATAGAAAAGATTAGAGATGGTAGAAATATTAGTTATAAGATAAAAACATCAAAATAG
- a CDS encoding AAA family ATPase, with translation MKKISIAVEDFKKIIEENYYYIDKTKFIEDILNDGAEVKLFCRPRRFGKTLNMSTLKYFFDIENKDENRKLFKSLYIENSPMMKEQGKYPVIFLSLKGITGNTWKDIIIEIKGKIFKLYNQFEEIITPILSESESKIFKRLLNKESDEGELKTALSFLTLLLYKYYNQKVVVLIDEYDSPIISAYEKGYYTEMKDFLKAFYGEVLKTNEYLQMGVLTGIIRVAQAGIFSDLNNFTNYTILNNEYSNSFGLVENEVKAMLDYYDIGYEMPEVKEWYDGYSFGKDEIYNPWSILKFVQSKELKSHWVNTSGNALILNMLLASNSTVFEYLNDLINGKDIIVYINESIRMGDNLSPNNIWEIMLFSGYLTIKEKLSETMFTLRLPNKEIQKLFKGLFVDAIFRESNNVGSLIQALVTKNISQIIKSLEDVVVNAISFYDTTKKYENPYQALLGGFLYALDDYYIMHPNMESGYGRADIILEPRNKAWAGYILELKRANTNDIEKEAEKAFNQIEDKKYETLLKKNGVKDIVKIGLVFDGKKAIAYY, from the coding sequence ATGAAAAAAATATCTATTGCAGTAGAAGATTTTAAAAAAATAATTGAAGAAAATTATTATTATATAGATAAGACAAAGTTTATAGAAGATATACTAAATGATGGAGCAGAAGTAAAACTATTTTGTCGTCCTAGAAGATTTGGAAAAACACTTAATATGTCTACACTTAAATATTTCTTTGATATAGAAAATAAAGATGAGAATAGAAAATTATTCAAGAGCTTATATATAGAAAACTCTCCTATGATGAAGGAACAAGGAAAATATCCTGTAATATTTCTTAGCTTGAAAGGAATAACTGGTAATACATGGAAAGATATAATTATAGAAATCAAAGGTAAAATATTTAAGTTATATAATCAATTTGAGGAAATAATTACTCCTATTTTATCAGAAAGTGAGAGTAAAATATTTAAAAGATTGCTCAATAAAGAAAGTGATGAAGGAGAATTAAAAACTGCATTATCATTTTTAACACTATTATTATATAAATATTATAATCAAAAGGTAGTAGTATTAATAGATGAGTATGACTCTCCAATAATATCAGCTTATGAAAAAGGCTACTATACAGAAATGAAAGATTTTTTAAAGGCTTTCTATGGAGAGGTACTTAAAACAAATGAATACTTACAGATGGGAGTACTTACTGGAATAATAAGAGTAGCTCAAGCAGGAATATTTTCTGATTTAAATAACTTTACAAACTACACAATATTAAATAATGAGTATAGCAATAGTTTTGGATTAGTAGAAAATGAAGTGAAAGCTATGTTAGATTATTATGATATAGGGTATGAGATGCCAGAGGTAAAAGAGTGGTATGATGGTTATAGTTTTGGAAAAGATGAAATATATAATCCTTGGAGTATTTTAAAATTTGTACAAAGTAAGGAGTTAAAATCTCATTGGGTAAATACTTCTGGAAATGCTTTAATATTAAATATGTTATTAGCTTCAAACTCAACTGTATTTGAGTACTTAAATGACTTGATAAATGGCAAGGATATAATAGTCTATATCAATGAAAGTATAAGAATGGGAGATAACCTTTCTCCTAATAATATTTGGGAGATAATGTTATTCTCTGGATATCTAACAATTAAGGAAAAACTTAGTGAAACAATGTTTACCTTAAGACTACCTAATAAAGAGATACAAAAACTATTTAAAGGCTTATTTGTAGATGCTATTTTTAGAGAGAGTAACAATGTTGGAAGTTTGATTCAAGCTTTGGTTACTAAGAATATATCTCAAATAATAAAAAGTTTAGAAGATGTAGTTGTTAATGCTATTAGTTTCTATGATACAACTAAAAAGTATGAGAATCCTTATCAAGCATTATTAGGGGGATTCTTATATGCTTTAGATGATTATTATATAATGCATCCCAATATGGAGAGTGGTTATGGAAGAGCTGATATAATTTTAGAGCCAAGAAATAAAGCTTGGGCAGGATATATTTTAGAACTAAAAAGAGCTAATACCAATGATATAGAAAAAGAAGCAGAAAAAGCTTTTAATCAAATAGAAGATAAAAAATATGAAACTCTATTAAAGAAAAATGGAGTAAAGGATATAGTAAAGATTGGTTTAGTTTTTGATGGGAAAAAAGCCATAGCTTATTATTAA
- a CDS encoding JAB domain-containing protein, which translates to MKKILKFLKCKDKEEVIYKMRSYEGTQEIEELKELIHYISKEGIKRRDLTTIKNKENLLEFLKINLSPRNNEEFKILFLNNANKLIAEKTLFYGTIDKSAVYPRVVLEEVLRYNSAGVILAHNHPSGNLRPSKQDIQLTEALQELLEKINVMVLDHMIIGDDEYFSFREEGLI; encoded by the coding sequence ATGAAAAAGATATTAAAGTTTTTAAAATGTAAAGATAAAGAAGAAGTAATTTACAAAATGAGAAGTTACGAAGGAACACAAGAGATAGAGGAACTAAAAGAGCTTATACACTACATCAGCAAAGAAGGAATAAAAAGAAGAGATTTAACTACTATAAAGAATAAAGAAAACCTTCTTGAGTTTTTAAAGATAAATTTATCTCCAAGAAATAATGAGGAATTTAAAATACTATTTCTAAATAATGCTAATAAACTTATAGCTGAAAAGACACTATTTTATGGAACTATAGATAAATCAGCAGTATATCCAAGAGTAGTACTAGAGGAAGTATTGAGATATAACTCGGCAGGAGTAATATTAGCACATAACCACCCAAGTGGAAATCTTAGACCAAGTAAACAGGACATACAGCTAACAGAAGCACTTCAAGAATTATTAGAAAAGATAAACGTAATGGTGTTAGATCATATGATAATAGGGGATGATGAGTATTTTAGTTTTAGAGAAGAAGGACTAATTTAG
- a CDS encoding DUF4231 domain-containing protein → MEEELKSLEIYVRDIKNDIISKRILQIMQWNIKKADSNKKWYYILTFFSFLLNISIPVINEFNAERKYITIISALVTFLTGCLAIFNFKDSWYRYRKSTEEIKSECIKCASNLEEYSVGNKEAILISKVEEINLQERKVWINTKFKSGEKK, encoded by the coding sequence ATGGAAGAAGAATTAAAATCATTAGAAATATATGTGAGAGATATAAAAAATGATATTATTTCTAAAAGAATATTACAAATTATGCAATGGAATATAAAGAAAGCTGATTCTAATAAGAAATGGTACTATATTTTAACTTTTTTCAGCTTTCTATTAAATATTTCAATTCCTGTAATTAATGAATTTAATGCAGAAAGAAAATATATAACTATTATTTCAGCATTAGTAACTTTTTTAACAGGGTGTTTAGCAATTTTTAATTTTAAAGATTCATGGTATAGATATAGAAAGTCTACTGAAGAAATAAAAAGTGAGTGTATAAAATGTGCAAGCAATTTAGAGGAGTATAGTGTTGGAAATAAAGAAGCTATTTTAATTTCAAAAGTTGAGGAGATTAATTTACAAGAAAGAAAAGTATGGATAAATACTAAATTTAAAAGTGGGGAGAAAAAATGA
- a CDS encoding HD domain-containing protein, producing MNYFERLLEEKSKLDNSYDYFTQWEYDKKLYEDILLGIRDYYSNYTDHGNNHSETILTNILRMFGEEELRNLSSFDIWLLLEASYLHDCGMYISREEAERTLKNNDFISYLKEICETPSHPMNKFTKTFKIKDDKIFYENLEYNITLEYNMKFLISSYKRRTHAQDIKNVVFNKSKLLPERIYYILSIISKVHGESFEEIMDLPKKESGIGRELGHPRFIACLLRMGDLLDIDNNRISPSIIKNIIDIIPKDSKFHLEKHRSISHIWIDEEKIEITASINCGKESYEVAEVTGKWFDYIREEYNNQLYNWKLIIPNNFKGILPRLGELKIDIQDYEYIDTKYKPKFSVDTNNVLELLVGASIYNRKENALREILQNSMDATYLRIFEEKREEILKKKEISIKEIKKLFKGKEIIISIKKIFKNQMKM from the coding sequence ATGAATTACTTTGAAAGACTTTTAGAAGAGAAATCTAAATTAGACAACAGTTACGATTATTTTACACAATGGGAATATGATAAAAAATTGTATGAAGATATACTATTAGGAATTAGAGACTACTACTCTAATTATACAGATCACGGAAATAATCACTCTGAAACAATTTTAACTAATATTTTAAGAATGTTTGGTGAAGAAGAATTGAGAAACTTATCTTCTTTTGATATATGGTTATTATTAGAAGCTTCATACTTACATGATTGTGGAATGTATATATCAAGAGAAGAAGCTGAAAGAACTTTAAAGAATAATGACTTTATTTCTTATCTTAAAGAAATATGTGAAACACCATCACATCCTATGAATAAATTTACTAAAACATTCAAAATAAAGGATGACAAAATATTTTATGAAAATTTAGAATATAATATAACTCTTGAATATAACATGAAGTTTTTAATTTCTTCATACAAAAGAAGGACTCATGCACAAGATATTAAGAATGTAGTATTCAATAAAAGTAAATTATTACCTGAAAGAATTTACTATATACTTTCAATTATATCAAAAGTACATGGAGAGAGTTTTGAAGAAATAATGGATTTGCCTAAAAAAGAAAGTGGAATAGGAAGAGAGCTTGGACATCCTAGGTTTATAGCTTGTTTATTAAGAATGGGTGATTTGTTAGATATTGATAATAATAGAATTTCTCCAAGTATAATAAAAAATATAATTGATATAATTCCAAAAGATTCAAAATTTCATTTAGAAAAGCATAGATCAATTAGTCATATTTGGATAGATGAAGAAAAAATTGAAATTACAGCAAGTATTAATTGTGGAAAAGAAAGTTATGAAGTAGCAGAAGTTACTGGAAAATGGTTTGATTATATTCGGGAAGAATACAATAATCAACTATATAATTGGAAATTAATTATTCCTAATAATTTTAAAGGGATTCTTCCTAGATTAGGAGAGCTAAAAATTGATATTCAAGATTATGAATATATCGATACAAAATATAAACCAAAATTTTCAGTGGATACTAATAATGTACTAGAATTATTAGTTGGAGCATCTATATATAATAGGAAAGAAAATGCTTTAAGGGAAATTTTACAAAACTCAATGGATGCAACGTATCTAAGAATATTTGAGGAAAAAAGAGAAGAAATTTTGAAAAAAAAAGAAATTTCAATAAAAGAAATAAAAAAATTATTTAAAGGAAAAGAAATTATTATAAGCATAAAAAAAATCTTCAAAAATCAGATGAAGATGTAG